The following are encoded in a window of Psychrobacter sp. P11F6 genomic DNA:
- a CDS encoding enoyl-CoA hydratase/isomerase family protein: MQKDSDKNYKSLLVKVEQHVATVTLNRPEIRNAFNDEMIAELTDAFNTLGADDEVRVIVLAAAGKAFCAGADLNWMRAMADYSYEENLADADKLAQMLKTIYECPKPTVAAIQGDVYAGGMGLVAACDVAIAVKIANFCLSEVRLGLAPATISPYVIRALGARASQRYFLSAEVFDAKKARQLGFIHERVSEESLDDEVAIFCSKVVKNSPDAVKTCKQLLHNVAGAPITDELIADTVKGIADIRSSEQGKEGVQAFLQKRKPNWLTAD; encoded by the coding sequence ATGCAAAAAGACAGTGATAAAAATTATAAAAGCTTACTGGTTAAAGTCGAACAGCACGTTGCTACAGTGACGTTAAACCGTCCTGAGATACGTAATGCTTTTAACGATGAAATGATTGCCGAGTTAACCGATGCATTCAATACGCTTGGCGCTGATGATGAGGTACGTGTCATTGTGCTAGCCGCTGCTGGCAAGGCCTTCTGTGCGGGTGCTGATTTAAATTGGATGCGTGCCATGGCAGATTATAGCTATGAAGAGAATCTAGCAGACGCCGATAAATTGGCGCAAATGCTCAAAACTATTTATGAATGTCCTAAGCCAACAGTTGCTGCTATTCAAGGTGATGTTTATGCTGGTGGCATGGGTCTGGTCGCTGCTTGTGATGTGGCCATCGCCGTTAAAATTGCTAACTTCTGCCTCAGCGAAGTGCGTTTAGGGTTAGCCCCTGCAACGATTAGCCCTTATGTTATCCGAGCATTGGGTGCTAGAGCATCGCAGCGTTACTTCTTAAGTGCTGAAGTGTTTGATGCCAAAAAGGCACGTCAGCTTGGTTTTATTCATGAGCGTGTTAGCGAAGAATCACTTGACGATGAGGTTGCTATATTCTGTAGCAAAGTTGTCAAAAACAGCCCTGATGCAGTTAAAACCTGTAAGCAGCTATTACACAATGTCGCGGGTGCGCCCATCACTGATGAGCTGATTGCCGATACGGTAAAAGGCATCGCTGATATTCGCTCATCAGAGCAAGGTAAAGAGGGCGTGCAAGCCTTTTTGCAAAAACGTAAGCCCAATTGGCTGACGGCAGATTGA
- a CDS encoding carboxyl transferase domain-containing protein — translation MSAIITSKLSPNSSDFQQNSAAMQAVVDDLYGHLRKVVQGGSERARAKHLARGKLLPRERVERLLDVGTPFLEVAPMAAHDMYGEEIPAAGVIAGIGRINGIECMIVCNDATVKGGTYYPMTVKKHLRAQEIAQENNLPCVYLVDSGGANLPNQDDVFPDKEHFGRIFFNQANMSAAGIPQIAVVMGSCTAGGAYVPAMSDESIIVKDQGTIFLGGPPLVKAATGEEVTAEDLGGGDVHTRLSGVVDHLAQSDTHALSIARNIVSHLNRPAKQVPNQIKPRPPRYDAKELYGVIPTDKRKPFDIKEIIARIVDDSAFDEFKARFGMTLVCGFAHIEGMPVGIIANNGILFSESAQKGTHFIELCCKRKIPLIFLQNITGFMVGRKYENEGIARHGAKMVMAVANAKVPKFTVIVGGSFGAGNYGMCGRAYSPRFLWMWPNARISVMGGEQAASVLATVKRDNFDRKGEAWSDDDEAAFKAPILDMYEKQGHPYYATARMWDDGVIDPADTRHVLALGLSAAYNAPIEETTFGVFRM, via the coding sequence ATGAGCGCTATCATAACCAGTAAACTGAGTCCAAACTCAAGCGACTTTCAGCAAAATAGTGCCGCAATGCAAGCGGTGGTTGATGACTTATATGGTCACTTACGTAAAGTCGTGCAAGGCGGTTCAGAGCGTGCGCGTGCCAAGCATTTAGCCCGTGGTAAACTCTTGCCTCGTGAGCGTGTCGAGCGTTTATTAGATGTGGGTACGCCATTTTTAGAAGTGGCACCGATGGCTGCACACGATATGTATGGCGAAGAGATTCCTGCTGCTGGCGTGATTGCGGGTATCGGTCGTATCAATGGTATTGAGTGTATGATCGTCTGTAACGATGCCACGGTAAAGGGCGGCACTTATTATCCAATGACGGTCAAAAAACATCTACGTGCGCAAGAAATCGCGCAAGAAAACAATTTGCCTTGTGTCTATTTGGTGGATTCAGGTGGGGCCAACTTACCCAATCAAGATGATGTGTTCCCTGATAAGGAACACTTTGGTCGCATCTTCTTTAATCAGGCCAATATGAGTGCCGCTGGTATTCCGCAGATTGCTGTGGTTATGGGCAGCTGTACGGCTGGCGGGGCTTATGTACCAGCGATGAGTGATGAGTCGATCATCGTCAAAGACCAAGGCACCATCTTTTTGGGTGGTCCACCACTGGTCAAAGCGGCGACAGGTGAAGAAGTTACTGCTGAAGACTTGGGCGGCGGCGATGTGCATACCCGTCTGTCAGGGGTTGTCGATCACTTAGCACAAAGCGATACCCATGCATTGTCGATTGCGCGCAACATCGTGAGCCATCTAAATCGTCCTGCGAAGCAAGTGCCCAATCAAATCAAACCGCGTCCACCACGCTATGATGCCAAAGAGCTATATGGCGTCATTCCAACGGACAAGCGCAAGCCATTTGATATCAAAGAAATCATTGCTCGTATCGTCGATGACAGTGCTTTTGATGAATTTAAAGCGCGATTTGGCATGACGCTGGTTTGCGGATTCGCTCATATCGAAGGGATGCCAGTCGGTATCATCGCCAACAACGGCATCTTATTCAGTGAGTCAGCGCAAAAAGGCACGCACTTCATTGAGCTATGTTGCAAGCGCAAAATCCCATTGATATTTTTGCAGAATATCACTGGCTTTATGGTCGGCCGTAAATACGAAAACGAAGGCATTGCCCGTCATGGTGCCAAAATGGTCATGGCAGTGGCCAATGCTAAAGTACCAAAATTCACGGTCATCGTCGGTGGCTCATTTGGTGCTGGTAACTACGGCATGTGTGGCCGCGCTTATAGCCCGCGCTTTTTATGGATGTGGCCAAATGCGCGTATCTCTGTGATGGGCGGCGAGCAAGCAGCATCAGTATTGGCAACAGTCAAGCGTGACAATTTTGATCGTAAAGGCGAGGCATGGAGTGATGATGATGAAGCCGCATTCAAAGCGCCGATTCTCGATATGTATGAAAAGCAAGGTCACCCATATTATGCCACCGCGCGCATGTGGGATGACGGCGTGATTGACCCTGCTGATACGCGTCATGTATTGGCATTAGGGTTAAGCGCTGCCTATAACGCTCCGATCGAAGAGACGACTTTTGGTGTTTTTAGAATGTAG
- a CDS encoding acetyl/propionyl/methylcrotonyl-CoA carboxylase subunit alpha translates to MFSKILIANRGEIACRVAATAKRLGVSTVAVYSDADREAKHVVVCDEAIYLGGSAPKDSYLKGDAIIAIALETGAQAIHPGYGFLSENADFAQACQDAGLVFIGPSADAIRAMGGKSESKRLMEIAGVPLIPGYHGDNQDATFLQQQADVIGYPVLIKASAGGGGKGMRIVEQSSDFTDLLDSCRREAITSFGDDKVLVEKYALKPRHIEIQVFGDTHGNYVHLFERDCSVQRRHQKVLEEAPAPGVDVAMREAMGTAAIEAARAVDYVGAGTVEFIVEQREDSMDFYFMEMNTRLQVEHPVSEAITGVDLVEWQLLVAAGQPLPKAQADLTINGHAIEARICAENPDNSFLPATGTLFTYQKPEHSTFMIDQNGTGVRIDDGVREGDIISPFYDSMIAKLIVHAPTREQALAKLDRALAQTRIVGLPNNVAFLRYILNTESFSQANLDTALIERERDELFDQHPLELSTLVVTAITRQLASEMVTQETGIDPFSKPTGFRAYNDYTRSFSLVYDESAYTARMSNWHNANCSDSKKGSDNLSSFTLVIEKEIANTQDNSNINVAAQTETVYEGQVSYASSDEHNHTLWLDDARTSAQSWVLNETVYVFTDSGCDEIALVDIMAHVGEESAAVGSLKSPMPGQVVAFKVAVGDTVKKGEPLAVIEAMKIEHTITAPTDGVVAELLFAAGDLVADGDELLRIDAESE, encoded by the coding sequence ATGTTTTCTAAAATTCTAATTGCCAATCGTGGTGAAATTGCTTGCCGAGTGGCTGCGACTGCTAAGCGTCTTGGCGTCAGTACCGTTGCTGTTTATTCTGATGCTGACCGTGAGGCCAAGCATGTCGTTGTCTGTGATGAGGCTATTTATTTAGGCGGTTCGGCACCGAAAGACAGCTACCTAAAAGGCGATGCGATTATCGCGATAGCGCTTGAGACTGGCGCACAAGCGATTCATCCGGGTTATGGGTTTTTAAGTGAAAACGCGGACTTTGCGCAAGCCTGTCAGGATGCAGGACTGGTATTTATCGGTCCATCGGCTGATGCTATCCGTGCCATGGGCGGCAAATCTGAATCCAAGCGGTTGATGGAGATAGCAGGCGTACCACTGATACCGGGCTATCATGGTGACAATCAAGATGCCACATTCTTACAACAGCAAGCAGATGTTATTGGTTATCCAGTATTAATTAAAGCAAGTGCAGGTGGCGGCGGTAAAGGCATGCGTATCGTGGAGCAAAGCAGCGATTTTACTGACTTGCTAGATTCATGCCGCCGTGAAGCCATTACCAGCTTTGGTGATGATAAAGTGTTGGTTGAAAAATACGCATTAAAACCGCGCCATATCGAAATCCAAGTATTTGGTGATACGCACGGTAATTATGTGCATTTGTTTGAGCGCGATTGCTCTGTGCAACGTCGCCACCAAAAAGTATTAGAAGAAGCGCCAGCTCCAGGCGTTGATGTTGCAATGCGTGAAGCAATGGGAACTGCTGCCATCGAAGCAGCACGTGCGGTCGATTATGTTGGCGCAGGCACGGTCGAGTTCATCGTTGAGCAGCGCGAAGATTCTATGGATTTTTATTTCATGGAAATGAATACGCGGTTGCAGGTTGAGCACCCAGTCAGCGAAGCGATTACCGGTGTCGATTTGGTCGAATGGCAGCTTTTAGTTGCGGCAGGTCAGCCATTACCAAAAGCTCAAGCCGACCTAACTATCAACGGTCATGCAATTGAGGCGCGTATCTGTGCTGAAAATCCTGACAATAGCTTCTTGCCAGCGACAGGTACGTTGTTTACGTATCAAAAACCTGAACACAGCACCTTTATGATTGATCAAAATGGTACTGGTGTACGTATCGATGATGGCGTGCGCGAAGGTGATATAATTAGCCCGTTCTATGACTCTATGATTGCCAAGCTTATTGTTCATGCACCAACGCGAGAGCAGGCATTAGCAAAGCTTGATCGTGCATTAGCACAAACGCGCATCGTAGGTTTGCCAAATAACGTAGCGTTTTTGCGCTACATTCTAAATACTGAGTCATTTAGTCAAGCCAATCTTGATACCGCGTTGATTGAACGCGAGCGTGATGAGTTATTTGATCAACATCCGCTTGAATTATCGACGCTGGTTGTGACCGCCATTACTCGTCAGCTTGCGAGCGAGATGGTGACGCAAGAAACAGGTATCGATCCATTTAGCAAACCTACCGGCTTCCGTGCTTATAACGATTACACTCGCTCATTCAGCTTGGTTTATGATGAGAGTGCTTATACGGCCCGCATGAGCAACTGGCACAATGCAAATTGTTCTGACAGCAAAAAAGGCAGCGATAACCTTAGTAGCTTTACGCTTGTTATTGAAAAGGAAATCGCTAACACGCAGGATAATAGCAATATTAATGTCGCTGCTCAGACCGAAACGGTCTATGAAGGTCAAGTGAGCTATGCCAGTAGCGACGAACACAATCATACGTTATGGTTAGATGATGCACGTACTAGTGCGCAAAGCTGGGTGCTTAATGAGACCGTTTATGTGTTCACAGACAGTGGTTGTGACGAGATTGCGCTTGTTGATATCATGGCGCACGTAGGCGAAGAGTCTGCAGCAGTCGGTAGTTTAAAGTCACCGATGCCAGGACAGGTTGTTGCCTTTAAAGTGGCAGTTGGCGATACTGTGAAAAAAGGCGAGCCGTTAGCAGTCATCGAAGCCATGAAAATTGAGCATACTATTACTGCGCCGACGGATGGCGTGGTGGCAGAATTGCTATTTGCAGCAGGTGACTTGGTCGCTGATGGTGACGAATTATTACGCATTGATGCTGAAAGCGAATAG
- a CDS encoding amino acid ABC transporter permease — protein sequence MNYSWNWGVLFEQTGIGNELYIHWMITGLGWLLLIGSIAWAIAMVVGTIFGIMRTLPNKTARAIGTAYVTFFRNIPLLVQLFFWFYIAPGWLTPTIQEWWYKDLSPNTSAMLSASIGLGLFTAARIVEQVRTGIESLPEGQINAAYALGFSIPQVYKEVLLPQAFRIILPPLSSELTNCFKNASVASLVGVMELISQTKTISEYTQNSIEIYTYATIIYLVFNLSLIAIMGLIERKLRVPGLIAGGQK from the coding sequence ATGAATTATAGCTGGAACTGGGGTGTGCTCTTTGAGCAGACTGGTATCGGTAATGAGCTTTATATCCATTGGATGATTACTGGTCTTGGCTGGCTACTATTGATTGGTAGTATCGCATGGGCCATTGCTATGGTCGTAGGTACTATCTTTGGCATTATGCGTACTTTGCCTAATAAGACCGCTCGTGCCATTGGCACCGCTTATGTGACATTTTTTCGTAATATTCCACTGCTTGTCCAGTTGTTCTTTTGGTTTTATATTGCACCTGGCTGGCTCACGCCCACGATACAAGAGTGGTGGTATAAGGATTTATCTCCTAACACTTCAGCCATGCTCTCAGCGAGTATCGGTCTTGGCTTATTTACCGCCGCTCGTATCGTTGAACAGGTACGTACAGGTATTGAGTCGTTGCCCGAAGGTCAGATCAATGCTGCTTATGCACTAGGCTTTAGTATTCCACAAGTTTATAAAGAAGTGCTGCTACCGCAGGCCTTTCGTATTATTTTGCCACCGCTCAGCTCTGAGCTGACCAACTGCTTCAAAAACGCCTCCGTCGCCTCGTTAGTGGGGGTAATGGAGCTGATCAGTCAAACCAAAACCATCAGCGAATACACCCAAAACAGCATCGAGATTTATACCTACGCGACGATTATTTATTTAGTATTTAACTTATCGTTGATTGCTATTATGGGGTTAATTGAGCGCAAACTGCGTGTACCTGGGCTCATTGCAGGAGGTCAGAAATGA
- a CDS encoding glutamate/aspartate ABC transporter substrate-binding protein, translated as MSYLSSRSFSKPLTLAAFMALGLAGCNNSSQTSTDAPADDATATETTTNGTLQKIKDSGTIVVGHRDSSIPFSYIADDPSQPIGYAHDLEMKVVEAVKQKLNMPDLNVRYNLITSQTRIPLVQNGTVDFECGSTTNNEERQKQVAFSNGFFEIGTRLLTKKDSGIQDFEDLKGKTLVTTAGTTSERYIRQYNDDNKMDMNIISAKDHGEGFLMLENGRADAFMMDDVLLAGEKAKAKNPDEWVIVGTPQSFEIYGCMMRKDDPEFKAVVDEALANVFKSGEINSIYDKWFLNPIPPKNVNLNFEMSDNLKALIASPHDSAQPKVATAQ; from the coding sequence ATGAGCTATCTATCTTCTAGGTCTTTCTCTAAACCTTTAACTCTCGCTGCTTTTATGGCGCTAGGTCTTGCAGGGTGTAATAACAGTAGCCAAACCAGCACTGATGCGCCAGCAGATGATGCAACAGCGACAGAAACCACTACCAACGGTACTCTACAAAAAATCAAAGACTCGGGTACTATTGTGGTTGGTCACCGTGACTCTTCTATTCCATTTTCTTATATCGCTGACGACCCAAGTCAGCCGATTGGTTATGCGCACGATTTAGAGATGAAAGTCGTCGAAGCGGTTAAGCAAAAGCTAAACATGCCAGACCTCAACGTCCGTTATAACCTTATCACCTCACAAACCCGTATTCCCTTGGTACAAAACGGCACGGTCGACTTTGAATGTGGTTCAACCACCAATAACGAAGAGCGTCAAAAACAAGTGGCATTCTCCAACGGTTTCTTTGAAATCGGTACGCGTCTATTGACCAAAAAAGACTCAGGTATTCAAGATTTCGAAGACCTAAAAGGTAAGACCTTAGTCACCACCGCAGGCACGACCTCAGAGCGTTATATTCGTCAGTATAATGATGACAACAAAATGGACATGAATATCATCTCAGCAAAAGACCACGGCGAAGGCTTCCTTATGCTAGAAAATGGTCGCGCGGATGCCTTTATGATGGATGATGTACTACTTGCTGGCGAAAAAGCCAAAGCAAAAAATCCTGATGAATGGGTCATCGTCGGCACGCCGCAATCGTTTGAAATTTATGGTTGTATGATGCGTAAGGATGATCCTGAGTTCAAAGCAGTGGTCGATGAAGCGTTAGCGAATGTCTTTAAATCAGGGGAAATCAACAGCATTTATGACAAGTGGTTCTTAAACCCAATCCCACCAAAGAACGTCAATCTAAACTTTGAGATGTCTGACAACTTAAAAGCCTTGATTGCCAGTCCGCATGACAGCGCTCAGCCGAAAGTTGCGACGGCACAGTAA
- a CDS encoding FAD-dependent oxidoreductase, which produces MIAENSEVSNNGIVIIGAGLAGWHVIDAIRAKDKDIPITLVTADSGDRYHKPMLTMAISQKKSAADLVRATGIDAAEATNVKLLANTQVTDVDTTTQQLQLISALRSDPVYTNYATIGYDKLVLAMGAHPIFPKSLPEELVWHVNHIERFGQLQEKLATGSQHVAIVGAGMVGTEIAEDLLKAGHQVTLIDLNDAPLSQMLPPKATSRIVQAVKSQGINFLGGYQVSAITRISDGKLQVSYEALASATESSTAEPIEPLMVDHVIASTGLTVDDKLPAAAGVDFDRRTGIVVDAPTLRTSIANIYAIGDCMSIDGVPCRYVAPLRAQAATIADDVLGLDHNGYEHKPPMIRLKNKAISVMVTGVPKATGNWQVKTESDEELVMDLLNDNDEVSATVTIKSPVAPIL; this is translated from the coding sequence ATGATCGCTGAAAACTCAGAAGTATCAAATAACGGTATTGTCATTATCGGTGCAGGTTTGGCAGGCTGGCATGTCATCGATGCCATTCGTGCAAAAGACAAAGATATTCCAATTACATTGGTAACAGCTGACAGTGGCGATCGTTATCACAAGCCAATGCTGACCATGGCGATTAGCCAAAAGAAAAGTGCGGCAGATTTGGTCAGAGCAACGGGCATTGATGCCGCAGAAGCTACAAATGTTAAGCTACTTGCCAACACGCAAGTGACGGATGTTGATACGACCACTCAACAGTTGCAGCTTATCTCTGCGCTGCGCTCAGATCCCGTTTATACCAATTACGCCACGATTGGCTATGATAAGCTGGTACTAGCGATGGGTGCGCATCCTATCTTCCCAAAAAGCTTGCCAGAGGAACTAGTCTGGCATGTCAATCATATTGAGCGCTTTGGACAGTTGCAAGAAAAGCTAGCCACTGGCAGTCAGCACGTCGCTATCGTTGGTGCAGGTATGGTCGGGACGGAGATTGCAGAAGACTTATTAAAAGCGGGTCATCAAGTGACACTCATTGATTTAAACGATGCACCACTATCACAAATGCTACCACCAAAAGCAACTTCTCGTATCGTACAAGCGGTCAAGTCGCAAGGGATTAACTTTTTAGGAGGGTATCAGGTATCTGCTATTACTCGTATCAGTGATGGAAAACTGCAGGTCAGTTATGAGGCGCTAGCATCAGCGACAGAAAGCAGTACTGCTGAGCCAATCGAACCACTTATGGTCGATCATGTGATTGCCAGTACAGGTCTGACCGTCGATGACAAACTACCTGCCGCAGCTGGTGTCGATTTTGACCGTCGCACTGGGATCGTGGTGGATGCGCCGACCTTGCGTACCAGTATAGCCAATATTTATGCGATTGGTGACTGTATGTCTATCGATGGCGTACCGTGTCGCTATGTCGCCCCATTACGCGCGCAGGCTGCTACCATTGCTGATGATGTGTTGGGCCTAGATCATAATGGCTATGAGCATAAACCGCCAATGATTCGTCTAAAAAACAAAGCAATCTCCGTCATGGTGACAGGTGTGCCAAAAGCGACTGGTAATTGGCAGGTCAAGACAGAAAGTGATGAAGAACTGGTCATGGACTTGCTGAATGATAATGATGAAGTCAGCGCAACAGTAACGATTAAATCGCCTGTAGCACCTATATTGTAA
- a CDS encoding hydroxymethylglutaryl-CoA lyase — MSHSYPSHVRIVDVSPRDGLQNESMTVPTEVKQALINDLIAAGVKKLEATSFVSPKWVPQMGDNSALLDALAPTRHADICYSVLVPNMRGFENAILHRPDEIVIFGSASETFSQKNINCSIDESIERFAPVAVAAKAQGIKVRGVISCTVGCPYEGDIDPSQVAYVTKRLVEIGAEQIGIADTIGVGTPIKVQRALQAALKYADISMLSGHFHDTYGQALSNTLVALQMGVSEFDTSVAGLGGCPYAKGATGNVATEDVVYMLHGMGISTGIDLDKLVVAGERISAFLKRPNGSNVARAIINKRQS; from the coding sequence ATGAGCCATTCGTATCCAAGCCATGTCAGAATCGTTGATGTCAGCCCGCGTGATGGGCTACAAAACGAGTCAATGACGGTACCGACTGAGGTTAAGCAAGCGCTTATCAATGATTTGATTGCGGCAGGTGTCAAAAAGCTAGAAGCAACCAGTTTTGTCTCGCCAAAATGGGTGCCACAAATGGGCGATAATAGCGCGCTGCTTGACGCACTAGCGCCGACGCGGCATGCGGATATTTGCTACTCTGTACTCGTGCCAAATATGCGTGGCTTTGAAAATGCCATCTTGCATCGTCCTGATGAAATCGTTATTTTTGGCTCAGCCAGTGAAACCTTTAGTCAAAAAAACATCAATTGTAGTATTGATGAGAGCATTGAGCGTTTCGCGCCCGTTGCCGTTGCGGCAAAAGCGCAAGGTATCAAAGTCCGCGGCGTGATCTCTTGTACAGTTGGCTGTCCTTATGAAGGTGACATTGACCCAAGCCAAGTAGCTTACGTGACTAAAAGATTGGTTGAGATTGGTGCTGAGCAGATTGGCATTGCCGATACGATTGGTGTTGGTACACCGATCAAGGTGCAACGCGCCTTACAAGCCGCATTAAAATATGCTGATATCTCTATGCTATCGGGTCATTTTCATGATACTTACGGTCAAGCATTGAGCAATACGCTAGTCGCACTACAAATGGGTGTTAGCGAGTTTGATACCTCAGTGGCTGGACTGGGCGGCTGTCCTTATGCCAAAGGCGCAACGGGTAATGTGGCAACCGAAGATGTGGTGTATATGCTGCATGGTATGGGTATCAGTACAGGTATTGATTTGGATAAACTGGTCGTGGCAGGCGAGCGTATCAGTGCGTTCTTAAAGCGCCCAAATGGCTCAAACGTGGCACGTGCCATCATCAATAAACGTCAGTCTTAA
- a CDS encoding amino acid ABC transporter ATP-binding protein — MVIQMSDVSKWYGDFQVLSDCTAHVHKGDVVVVCGPSGSGKSTLIKTVNGLEPFQEGGIMVNGISVGAAKTNLPKLRSRVGMVFQHFELFPHLTIIDNLTVAQIKVLGRKENEAKQKAMAYLDRVGLTVQAAKYPAELSGGQQQRVAIARALAMDPVAMLFDEPTSALDPEMIQEVLDVMVELTRDGMTMMCVTHEMGFASQVANRIIFMDEGHIVENCSKDEFFEGAKSDRAQLFLSKILNH; from the coding sequence ATGGTCATTCAAATGTCCGATGTCAGCAAATGGTATGGGGATTTTCAAGTATTGAGTGATTGTACGGCGCATGTACATAAAGGTGATGTCGTCGTCGTGTGCGGGCCATCAGGTAGTGGTAAGTCAACCTTGATTAAGACGGTCAATGGACTGGAACCTTTTCAAGAAGGTGGGATCATGGTGAATGGTATCTCAGTTGGTGCGGCAAAAACCAATCTACCAAAATTACGCAGCCGTGTCGGCATGGTCTTTCAGCATTTTGAGCTGTTTCCACATTTGACCATTATTGATAATTTGACAGTGGCGCAAATAAAAGTATTGGGTCGCAAAGAGAACGAGGCCAAGCAAAAAGCCATGGCATATTTAGATCGTGTTGGACTAACGGTACAGGCCGCGAAATATCCCGCGGAGCTATCGGGTGGTCAGCAGCAGCGTGTTGCAATTGCACGAGCGCTGGCAATGGATCCTGTAGCGATGCTTTTCGATGAGCCGACCTCTGCGCTTGACCCTGAGATGATTCAAGAAGTGCTCGATGTTATGGTCGAGTTGACTCGTGATGGCATGACCATGATGTGTGTGACCCATGAAATGGGCTTTGCTAGTCAAGTAGCCAACCGTATTATCTTTATGGACGAAGGTCATATTGTCGAGAACTGTAGTAAGGATGAGTTTTTTGAAGGGGCAAAAAGTGACCGCGCGCAACTGTTCTTATCGAAGATTTTGAATCATTAA
- a CDS encoding ABC transporter permease subunit (The N-terminal region of this protein, as described by TIGR01726, is a three transmembrane segment that identifies a subfamily of ABC transporter permease subunits, which specificities that include histidine, arginine, glutamine, glutamate, L-cystine (sic), the opines (in Agrobacterium) octopine and nopaline, etc.) has protein sequence MNMMTELATAYPGLMGGMITTLKVLFLAIIGGISLGTVLALMRLSGIKALEIPAKLYVNYFRSVPLLLVLLWFYFAVPMIYFWIAGKYLQLDAAFASCVVAFMMFEAAYFSEVVRAGIQSIGSGQVNAAKALGMTYGQTMRLVILPQAFRKMLPLILQQCIILFQDTTLVFAIGLTDFFRAAYVRGELMGLLTPYILGAGAVYFIISVSASVGVQQLQKRLRF, from the coding sequence ATGAACATGATGACCGAATTGGCAACAGCCTATCCTGGTTTGATGGGCGGCATGATTACCACCTTAAAAGTGCTGTTTTTGGCGATTATTGGTGGTATTAGCTTAGGAACGGTATTGGCGTTGATGCGCTTGTCTGGTATCAAAGCGCTTGAGATTCCAGCAAAGCTATACGTCAATTATTTTCGTTCTGTACCGCTACTACTGGTGCTACTGTGGTTTTACTTTGCCGTACCGATGATTTATTTTTGGATAGCGGGTAAGTACTTACAACTTGATGCTGCTTTTGCCTCTTGTGTGGTTGCTTTTATGATGTTTGAAGCCGCTTACTTTTCAGAGGTGGTGCGTGCTGGTATTCAATCGATTGGTAGTGGGCAGGTCAATGCCGCCAAAGCGCTGGGTATGACTTATGGGCAGACCATGCGTCTGGTTATTTTGCCACAAGCCTTTCGCAAAATGCTGCCGCTAATCTTGCAGCAGTGTATTATTTTATTCCAAGATACAACGTTGGTTTTCGCTATTGGTTTGACAGACTTTTTCCGTGCCGCCTATGTACGCGGTGAGCTGATGGGTTTGCTGACGCCTTACATTTTGGGTGCTGGTGCGGTGTATTTTATCATCAGTGTCAGTGCCTCCGTGGGTGTACAACAATTGCAAAAGCGTTTGCGATTTTGA